Proteins from a single region of Diorhabda sublineata isolate icDioSubl1.1 chromosome 2, icDioSubl1.1, whole genome shotgun sequence:
- the LOC130452625 gene encoding Fanconi anemia group D2 protein, which translates to MSQMLTSQNQTFQRSLDLKYQIREFKSTLKEIGIILCFEDEPHILTQEQSLVVRDLEKCLENSDKALQSFITGLKLMCKKEKYFKKALALTNLKKGEGDGVMENSIRRIEQDSLFRIFLKVECLQSEVTDILLDEITISADSSEDTSWLRALLNPFRYLPYIKEPEKLTTKLIDILDVATYPAQLEILDTIPEIIPDSQFSETTKQLCKLLDDKTEITGAVIDCLNALDLDPTTRSEVQGQILDRMNSGTSLKDFPILLSFLMSDSKSQNSVPVLLKIRNALNSLMLTLEDSKEKESAKILIFNKLQYFTLSSNAGWLNMISSINSSSDHKPVDYLIMFMLYHVTPSKKRIIEAIIKKRIHSGLFKINNLEKMFDKYLPQQLLNDYFTSIVKIGCSLVRFSSDPIIEEFCSTLFHLLFNHIYTESIFRREILNSLIVLTGASDKVTVTTVLKIISSFTSAKEKLQQHIIILLRLLDKLDAFEPNDVKMVFEILCSLSCGPNANESMSGVQNEIHIIVRKQMGSTKKSIKYRGIISAVVMARNIARTDENDSYELPQTPIKNLSDLPKGPAREAGSILELANICCTGYPDLLGLYYDQLASMLILNHHLDKFFLAWLYETITTDFRKIYVSETIPPPIDDLEMSFQYMLNSSCEMDTTMGINISGLTLTKNPAILIMAPHFRLLRLLHYRQQDGKLSTIDALLGCSVILPTFNDVDDLGFDQVKNVADCLFHCTNWFRELISGFVTQKNKKLRFRVVKRLENLLQVENNLRKCIGRDPEHKFPASYFDYRLEGNKTTISNNSETKGKNPKKKSKMSATAVDMDDSVNSTVALQKNKRKISSTKSYNGTEYKVNFRYLDTDTVLLLKYPLKIPIDDDSTPLTQTVTLDIEQLKFLLKDLVSKLAITTQRKNADFSHLNEVIPLHIITDVGHILPNLDSHLKVMVEKLQKLLEESDGRLDRAEMFSPSALDYKTCFGLIMECFLLIFSWTGFQHSSNLEVLKNMLKSIRSTEQTQSLHSAQRLTIEFINRLAGLHEQCFELPHAVNLIKIMQALYSVTTPTHEIEKKISAVAEKLLSKRWYNSKGILESGRNSNLNIDILVKAYLSSANVETIAALVGTLQDEVGNLNSKEDSLEMLCAINKQNFHVFYNGLCNALLNRIKAEAEALTNNQHIILWTNATVTMQGLMTVAKIQDTKINLACFLKKSIGILKFFLSHGIPMMELMLRSKPDDVVAIFKTMQTCTRFLHHLCCYTKFTKDSSLVAYVPQFRLILESLVYRVKAALVANNCSTAFWMGNLRNRDLQGEEILSQSTVITEDNIRESDEELPSDDSDTMSILEHDDDASVSSEVFD; encoded by the exons atgtcTCAAATGTTAACCTCACAAAATCAAACTTTTCAAAGATCCCTAGATCTTAAATATCAAATAAGAGAATTTAAATCAACTTTAAAAGAAATCGGAATAATACTTTGCTTTGAAGATGAACCACATATTCTTACACAAGAGCAATCATTGGTTGTAAGGgatttggaaaaatgtttagAGAATTCTGATAAAGCTTTACAAAGTTTTATAACAGGTTTAAAGCTGATGtgtaagaaagaaaaatattttaaaaaggcATTAGCAttaactaacctcaaaaaaggGGAAGGTGATGGTGTAATGGAAAATTCAATTAGGAGAATAGAACAGGATAGTTTATTTAG aatttttttgaaagtggAGTGCCTTCAATCAGAAGTAACAGATATTCTTTTAGATGAAATAACAATTTCCGCAGATTCATCTGAAGATACATCATGGCTACGCGCCTTATTGAACCCTTTTCGATATTTACCTTACATAAAAGAACCAGAAAAgttaacaacaaaattaatagATATTCTGGATGTGGCAACTTATCCTGCACAGTTGGAAATTTTAGATACAATCCCGGAAATCATTCCAGATAGTCAGTTTAGCGAAACTACTAAGCAGTTATGTAAATTACTAGATGACAAGACTGAAATAACAGGAGCTGTAATTGATTGTTTGAATGCTTTAGATCTAGATCCCACAACAAGAAGTGAAGTTCAAGGTCAGATATTAGACAGAATGAATAGTGGTACTTCATTAAAAGATTTCCCAATTTTATTATCA ttctTGATGTCAGATTCCAAATCTCAAAACTCTGTGCCAGTTCTATTAAAAATACGTAATGCTCTAAATTCGTTAATGTTAACTCTAGAGGATAGTAAGGAAAAAGAATCTGCaaagatattaattttcaacaaaCTACAATATTTTACACTTTCATCAAATGCAGGATGGTTGAATATGATTTCAAGTATAAATTCATCATCCGATCATAAACCAGTAGATTATCTGATAATGTTTATGTTGTATCATGTGACGCCGTCTAAGAAGAGAATAATTGAAGCTATTATTAAAAAGCGTATCCATTCTGGTTTGTTCAAAATCAATAATctggaaaaaatgtttgacaAATATCTTCCACAACAACTTCTAAATGACTACTTTACTTCTATAGTGAAAATTg GTTGTAGTTTAGTCAGATTTTCAAGTGATCCAATAATCGAAGAATTTTGCTCAACACTATTTCATCTATTATTTAACCACATTTACACAGAATCAATATTCAGACGAGAAATATTGAATAGTTTAATAGTCTTAACTGGCGCTAGTGATAAAGTTACAGTGACGactgttttgaaaattatatcatcATTTACATCAGCCAAAGAAAAATTACAACaacatataataatattattgagGTTATTAGATAAATTGGATGCATTCGAACCAAACGATGTTAAAAtggtatttgaaatattgtgcAGTTTGTCTTGTGGTCCAAATGCTAATGAATCAATGTCAGGAGTGCAGAATGAGATTCATATTATAGTAAGGAAGCAAATGGGTAGTACAAAGAAATCAATTAAATACAG gGGAATTATATCAGCTGTAGTTATGGCACGTAATATAGCTAGGACAGATGAAAATGATTCATATGAACTACCTCAAActccaattaaaaatttgtcaGATCTGCCAAAAGGTCCAGCAAGGGAAGCAG GATCAATACTAGAACTTGCTAATATTTGCTGTACAGGTTATCCCGATTTATTAGGCCTTTATTATGATCAACTAGCATCAATGCTTATATTGAACCATCATTTGGATAAATTCTTTTTGGCATGGTTGTATGAAACAATTACAACAGATTTCCGGAAAATATACGTGTCAGAAACGATACCACCACCCATCGATGATTTGGAAATGAGTTTTCAATATATGCTCAATAG ttcTTGTGAAATGGACACGACCATGGGAATCAATATAAGTGGATTAACTTTAACAAAAAACCCTGCGATTTTGATAATGGCACCACATTTCCGTTTATTGAGATTGCTTCACTATCGTCAACAGGACGGTAAACTTTCGACAATAGATGCTCTTTTAGGATGTTCCGTAATTTTACCCACATTCAATGATGTAGACGATCTAGGATTCGATCAAGTAAAGAATGTGGCTGATTGTTTATTCCACTGCACGAATTGGTTTAGAGAACTCATTAGCGGATTTGTTACACAAAAGAATAAGAAATTGCGGTTTCGGGTTGTTAAAAGATTAGAG AATTTACTTCAAGTGGAAAATAATCTACGTAAGTGCATAGGACGAGATCCTGAACATAAATTTCCAGCCAGTTATTTTGATTATCGTTTGGAAGGtaacaaaacaacaataagTAATAACAGTGAAACTAAAGGAAAAAATCCAAAGAAGAAATCTAAAATGTCTGCTACAGCAGTAGACATGGACGATTCTGTTAATTCTACTGTagctttacaaaaaaataaaaggaaaatttctTCAACAAAATCTTACAATGGAACAGAATACAAAGTGAATTTCAGATATTTGGATACAGATACTGTGTTATTACTTAAG tatccTTTAAAAATACCCATTGATGACGATTCGACACCATTGACCCAAACAGTGACATTGGACATAGAACAATTGAAGTTTCTACTGAAGGATTTAGTTTCCAAATTAGCGATAACCACCCAAAGGAAAAACGCAGATTTTTCACACTTAAATGAAGTCATACCACTACACATTATAACAGATGTGGGTCACATATTGCCGAATTTAGATTCACATCTCAAG GTTATGGTTgagaaactacaaaaattattagaagaatCGGATGGAAGATTAGATCGGGCAGAAATGTTTTCTCCATCAGCTTTGGATTACAAAACATGTTTTGGATTAATTATGGAATGTTTCTTATTGATATTCAGCTGGACTGGTTTCCAGCACTCAAGTAATCTCGAg gtattgaaaaatatgttaaaaagtaTCCGTTCCACAGAACAAACTCAGTCTCTACATTCTGCTCAACGCTTAACCATAGAATTTATAAATAGACTTGCAGGTTTACATGAACAATGTTTTGAACTGCCACATGCtgtcaatttgataaaaatcatGCAAGCACTTTATTCAGTTACAACACCCACACATGAGATAGAGAAGAAAATATCTGCAGTTGCCGAAAAACTACTTTCTAAACGTTGGTACAATTCCAAAGGAATATTAGAGAGTGGTAGAAATTCTAATTTGAATATAGACATTTTGGTTAAAGCTTATCTTAGCAGTGCCAATGTTGAAACCATCGCTGCATTAGTTGGTACTTTACAAGATGAAGTTGGAAATTTGAATAGCAAAGAAGACAGTTTAGAGATGTTATGCGCTATTAACAAGCAGAACTTTCATGTATTTTACAATGGTTTATGTAATGCATTATTGAACAG gATAAAAGCAGAAGCGGAAGCTTTAACTAATAATCAACACATCATTCTTTGGACTAATGCTACAGTTACTATGCAAGGATTGATGACTGTAGCAAAAATTCAAGACACCAAAATTAATTTAgcttgttttttgaaaaaatcaattggaatattgaaattcttcttATCTCATGGTATACCTATGATGGAATTAATGTTGAGATCCAAGCCAGATGACGTAGTGGCCATTTTTAAGACAATGCAAACTTGTACAAGATTTTTACATCACTTGTGCTGTTATACAAAATTTACTAAAGATTCTAGTTTGGTGGCATACGTTCCGCAATTTAGGTTAATATTAGAATCGTTAGTTTATAG agTTAAAGCAGCTTTGGTTGCCAACAATTGTTCCACTGCATTTTGGATGGGTAATTTGAGAAATAGAGATTTACAAGGAGAGGAGATTCTTTCCCAAAGTACAGTTATCACAGAAGATAATATCAGAGAAAGTGATGAAGAACTGCCATCAGATGATAGTGACACCATGAGTATTTTGGAACATGACGATGATGCATCAGTTAGTAGTGAAGTATTCGATTAA